One segment of Zymoseptoria tritici IPO323 chromosome 2, whole genome shotgun sequence DNA contains the following:
- the MgSNF4 gene encoding nuclear protein SNF4, regulatory protein CAT3 (Mammalian AMP-activated protein kinase and yeast SNF1 protein kinase are the central components of kinase cascades that are highly conserved between animals, fungi, and plants. The AMP-activated protein kinase cascade acts as a metabolic sensor or fuel gauge that monitors cellular AMP and ATP levels because it is activated by increases in the AMP:ATP ratio. ...) → MDLNNETLSNSSIKPNQANPEQSHASILDDSQSLQPGHESAVAAEHGASTDTNRPTIAHTDESRSTPSPFPAAPSHFLRPSRAATRPSNVKRPMTSLDKEQIDGLRAIRAFLKVRTSYDVLPLSYRLIVFDTSLLVKKSLNILTQCAIVSAPLWDSKTSTFAGLLTTSDYINVVQYYWQHPSALEQVDQFRLNSLREIERAIGVTPIETVSIHPLQPLYEACRRMLESRARRIPLIDVDDETQREMVVSVITQYRILKFISVNVKETQWLRKPLRDLNVGTYTDVATATMDTPVMDCIHMLVKKSISSVPILDADGTVLNVFEAVDVIALIKGGDYENLNLSVGKALDKRSDDFPGIYTCTLNDRLDTIFDTVRKSRVHRLVVVDEAGQLKGLLSLSDILDYTLNSPLGDEEQ, encoded by the exons ATGGACCTGAACAATGAGACCCTGAGCAATAGTTCTATCAAGCCCAACCAGGCTAATCCGGAACAGTCCCACGCCTCCATCCTAGACGACAGCCAAAGCCTGCAGCCCGGTCACGAGTCCGCTGTCGCTGCTGAGCACGGTGCTTCCACGGACACCAATCGACCGACCATCGCGCATACAGATGAGTCCAGGTCCACTCCCTCGCCGTTCCCCGCCGCACCGAGCCATTTCCTTCGTCCCTCTCGCGCGGCTACCCGGCCTTCTAACGTGAAGCGCCCAATGACTTCGCTGGACAAGGAACAGATTGACGGTCTG CGTGCGATTCGCGCATTTCTCAAGGTCCGCACGAGTTACGATGTCCTCCCGCTCAGCTACCGCCTCATCGTATTCGATACCTCCCTCCTGGTCAAGAAGAGCTTGAACATCCTCACACAATGCG CTATCGTGTCTGCGCCGCTATGGGACTCCAAGACGTCCACGTTCGCTGGACTCTTGACAACCTCAGACTACATCAACGTGGTGCAATACTACTGGCAACACCCTAGCGCCCTCGAGCAGGTGGATCAATTCCGTCTCAACAGTCTCCGCGAAATCGAGCGAGCCATCGGTGTCACTCCCATCGAGACAGTGTCCATCCACCCACTCCAACCCCTCTACGAAGCATGCCGCCGTATGCTCGAGTCCCGCGCCCGCCGCATCCCCTTGAtcgacgtcgacgacgagactCAGCGCGAAATGGTCGTCAGCGTCATCACGCAATACCGCATCCTGAAGTTCATCTCCGTGAACGTGAAAGAGACGCAATGGCTGCGGAAGCCGCTACGAGACCTGAACGTGGGGACCTATACCGATgtcgcgacggcgacgatggaCACCCCTGTGATGGACTGCATACACATGCTCGTTAAGAAGAGCATTTCGAGCGTTCCGATATTGGATGCCGATGGCACGGTGCTGAATGTGTTTGAGGCGGTGGATGTCATTGCGCTGATTAAGGGTGGCGACTATGAGAATCTCAACCTCAGCGTGGGCAAGGCGCTGGACAAACGCTCCGAT GATTTCCCGGGGATTTACACGTGCACGCTGAACGACCGTCTGGATACTATCTTCGACACGGTTCGCAAGTCTCGTGTGCATCGCTTGGTGGTTGTTGATGAGGCGGGTCAGCTGAAAGGCTTGCTGTCGCTTAGCGACATTCTCGACTACACGCTCAACAGCCCGTTGGGTGACGAGGAACAATGA
- the MgPP2CL-1 gene encoding MgPP2CL-1, protein phosphatase 2C-like protein 1 (Protein phosphatase 2C-like protein 1), which yields MSGVATKQTTDLAGSKRHSLSGQGGLLNRMFGSSGSGSNQAINTNNTTSVSADGASAESPQSPNAIVNSGASAVSEDQNDVAGEMQSPTRKQAEDSTSTEKKRRSSGVGRARDLFSSAKQSLSNSLSANPNAGDKSGLNQQTPMQKLGKYDPALIVPQGSLNNSAGESVPGPRSTFRVGVTEDKNKKCRRTMEDTHAYLYNFLSTPAPALESETKGLSLIKTLTRDSVRSTNSLSRTMTNQEVVETDNGYFAIFDGHAGTFAADWCGKKVHILLEEIIRKNPNTPIPELLDMTFTSVDHQLERLPLKNSGCTAVTAVLRWEDRIPNPQSATGSTAIAPAAAAAAREGGTSSPGGADNVPAAESKLRENAFRQRVLYTANVGDARIVLCRNGKALRLSYDHKGSDENEGKRIAGAGGLILNNRVNGVLAVTRALGDAYMKDLVTGHPYTTETVIQPDIDEFLILACDGLWDVCSDQEATDLVRNVQDPQAASKALVDHALARFSTDNLSVMVVRFDNKLLQETQDAKDNLIGVDGDPPTKADGISEAQAIVSGIQTQAEGSDSPLSPVTTNEIMNDVEENQEPGPELNAAALEAARKDKKPDPQALAEASKAHE from the exons ATGAGCGGCGTCGCGACCAAGCAGACCACTGACTTGGCCGGGAGTAAGAGACACAGTCTCTCCGGTCAGGGTGGATTGCTGAATCGGATGTTTGGCAGTTCTGGCAGCGGAAGCAACCAGGccatcaacaccaacaacacTACCTCGGTCAGTGCAGACGGAGCCAGCGCGGAGTCTCCCCAAAGTCCCAACGCCATCGTCAACAGCGGCGCGAGTGCTGTCTCGGAAGACCAGAACGACGTCGCCGGCGAAATGCAAAGCCCAACGCGCAAGCAGGCAGAGGACAGCACATCGACGGAAAAGAAGCGACGGAGCAGCGGTGTTGGCCGCGCTCGCGACTTATTCAGCAGTGCGAAACAATCGCTCTCGAACAGTCTCAGTGCGAATCCCAACGCCGGTGACAAGTCGGGTCTCAACCAGCAAACTCCCATGCAAAAGCTAGGAAAGTATGACCCGGCGCTCATTGTGCCTCAGGGCTCTTTGAACAACTCTGCCGGGGAGTCGGTACCGGGTCCTCGATCGACTTTCCGCGTCGGTGTGACCGaagacaagaacaagaagtgCAGACGCACCATGGAGGACACCCACGCATACTTGTACAATTTTCTCAGCACTCCTGCGCCGGCTTTGGAGAGCGAGACCAAGGGCCTGTCCCTAATCAAGACGTTGACCAGAGATTCCGTCCGATCCACGAACAGCCTGAGCAGAACCATGACAAATCAAGAGGTGGTGGAGACCGACAACGGATACTTTGCCATTTTCGACGGCCATGCGGGTACTTTTGCGGCAGACTGGTGCGGTAAGAAGGTACACATCCTACTGGAGGAGATCATTCGCAAGAATCCAAACACTCCGATACCCGAATTGCTAGACATGACCTTCACTTCGGTCGATCACCAATTGGAGAGGCTTCCCTTGAAGAACAGCGGATGCACAGCTGTCACAGCAGTGCTTCGATGGGAGGATCGGATACCGAACCCTCAGTCCGCCACGGGTTCCACTGCGATCGCCCCTGCAGCTGCAGCTGCCGCAAGGGAGGGAGGCACATCATCGCCGGGTGGCGCTGATAATGTACCAGCTGCTGAGAGCAAGCTGAGAGAGAATGCTTTTCGCCAGCGTGTCCTCTACACCGCCAATGTGGGAGATGCGCGAATTGTGCTGTGCCGTAATGGCAAGGCTCTTCGCTTGTCATACGACCACAAAGGAAGCGACGAGAACGAGGGCAAGCGGATCGCGGGCGCTGGTGGACTGATCTTGAACAACCGTGTTAATGGCGTGTTGGCAGTCACTCGCGCTCTCGGTGACGCCTACATGAAAGATCTGGTCACTGGCCACCCGTACACGACAGAGACTGTGATTCAGCCGGACATTGACGAATTCTTGATATTGGCTTGTGACGGG CTTTGGGACGTGTGCTCGGATCAGGAGGCGACGGACCTTGTTCGCAATGTTCAAGACCCACAAGCTGCTTCAAAAGCACTGGTCGACCACGCCTTGGCTCGCTTCTCTACCGACAATCTTTCCGTCATGGTCGTGCGTTTCGACAACAAACTTTTACAAGAAACTCAAGATGCGAAGGATAATCTGATCGGAGTGGACGGCGATCCACCTACCAAGGCGGATGGTATCAGTGAGGCGCAAGCTATCGTCAGCGGCATCCAAACGCAGGCCGAAGGCAGCGACTCGCCTCTCTCTCCAGTGACCACGAACGAGATCATGAACGATGTGGAAGAAAATCAAGAGCCGGGCCCGGAGTTGAATGCGGCTGCTCTGGAGGCTGCGCGCAAGGACAAGAAGCCGGACCCTCAAGCTTTGGCCGAAGCATCCAAAGCTCATGAGTAG